The following coding sequences lie in one Myxococcales bacterium genomic window:
- a CDS encoding uroporphyrinogen-III synthase, whose product MIVTRAATQAEPLMEALLAEGAVPRSLPIVRIEPPPDPGPLGRAVAALAAGEYGVVVFTSQNAVGAVLAAMASQGLAPTAMQRARVFAVGPATARGLTGAGVVVDGVAREFLGDALAPVVLADLGEARPRVLLPRAETARGELPAALAALDFPVDIVTAYVTRRAHPVAMGALVDELLAGHIDAITLTSGSTASSLLDALVDAVGEVRAREALARAALVSIGPRTTATAESIGLRVDATASEHTTGGLVAALRAHFALRDRPPAN is encoded by the coding sequence GTGATCGTCACGCGCGCGGCGACGCAGGCCGAGCCGCTCATGGAGGCCCTCCTCGCCGAGGGCGCCGTTCCGCGCTCGCTGCCGATCGTACGGATCGAGCCGCCGCCCGACCCTGGGCCGCTCGGGCGCGCGGTGGCGGCGCTCGCCGCGGGGGAGTACGGCGTGGTGGTCTTCACGAGCCAGAACGCGGTGGGCGCGGTGCTCGCGGCGATGGCCTCGCAAGGCCTCGCGCCGACGGCCATGCAGCGCGCGCGGGTGTTCGCGGTCGGCCCGGCGACGGCGCGCGGGCTGACGGGCGCCGGCGTCGTGGTCGATGGAGTGGCGCGCGAGTTCCTTGGCGACGCGCTCGCGCCGGTCGTGCTCGCCGATCTCGGCGAGGCGCGCCCGCGCGTCCTGCTCCCGCGCGCCGAGACCGCGCGGGGAGAGCTGCCCGCCGCGCTCGCGGCGCTCGACTTCCCGGTCGACATCGTCACCGCTTACGTCACGCGCCGCGCGCACCCCGTCGCGATGGGAGCGCTCGTCGACGAGCTGCTCGCCGGCCACATCGACGCCATCACGCTCACGTCGGGCAGTACGGCCTCGAGCCTGCTCGACGCGCTGGTCGATGCCGTGGGGGAGGTCCGCGCGCGGGAGGCGCTGGCCCGCGCGGCGCTCGTGAGCATCGGGCCGCGCACGACCGCGACGGCCGAGTCGATCGGACTGCGCGTCGACGCGACCGCCTCCGAGCACACGACCGGGGGGCTCGTGGCGGCGCTCCGCGCGCATTTCGCGCTTCGCGACCGACCGCCGGCTAATTGA
- the hemB gene encoding porphobilinogen synthase, which translates to MGFPEMRPRRLRRTPELRRLVRETTLTPGDLIYPMFFHAGLDAPRPIGSMPGVSQLPVGQARAWAKDLLARGIPGVILFGLPEKKDACGTTGLDPDGPVPRVVREMKDAVPELLVMTDVCVDEYTEHGHCGVLKDGPRGKEVDNDATVEILAKMAVVHARAGADIIAPSDMMDGRVGAIRRALDGEGFADVSVLSYAVKYASAFYGPFRDAADCAPKFGDRAGYQMDPGNAREALREAALDEEEGADMLMVKPALPYLDVLRDVRKGTTLPVAAYNVSGEYSMLHAAAERGMIDLDRATLEVLTSIRRAGADFILTYHALRAAELLQS; encoded by the coding sequence ATGGGCTTTCCCGAGATGAGACCTCGCAGGCTCCGGCGAACTCCTGAGCTCCGCCGGCTGGTGCGCGAGACCACGCTCACCCCCGGCGATCTGATCTACCCGATGTTCTTCCATGCGGGGCTCGACGCGCCGCGGCCCATCGGCTCGATGCCGGGCGTCTCGCAGCTGCCCGTTGGGCAGGCGCGCGCGTGGGCCAAGGACCTGCTGGCGCGCGGTATCCCCGGCGTCATCCTGTTTGGTCTCCCCGAGAAGAAGGACGCGTGCGGCACGACGGGCCTCGACCCCGACGGGCCCGTGCCCCGCGTCGTACGCGAGATGAAGGACGCGGTCCCCGAGCTGCTCGTCATGACCGACGTGTGCGTCGACGAGTACACCGAGCACGGTCACTGCGGCGTGTTGAAGGACGGCCCTCGGGGCAAGGAGGTCGACAACGACGCCACCGTGGAGATCCTCGCGAAGATGGCCGTCGTCCACGCGCGCGCGGGCGCAGACATCATCGCGCCGAGCGACATGATGGACGGCCGCGTGGGCGCGATCCGCCGCGCGCTCGACGGCGAGGGCTTCGCCGACGTGTCGGTGCTGTCGTACGCCGTGAAGTACGCGAGCGCCTTCTACGGGCCGTTCCGCGACGCGGCCGACTGCGCGCCGAAGTTCGGCGATCGAGCCGGCTACCAGATGGACCCCGGCAACGCGCGCGAGGCGCTGCGCGAGGCCGCGCTCGACGAGGAGGAGGGGGCCGACATGCTCATGGTGAAGCCCGCGCTGCCGTACCTCGACGTCCTCCGAGACGTGCGCAAGGGAACCACGCTGCCCGTCGCCGCCTACAACGTCTCGGGGGAGTACTCGATGCTGCACGCCGCGGCCGAGCGCGGCATGATCGATCTCGACCGCGCGACGCTCGAGGTGCTCACCTCCATTCGCCGCGCCGGCGCCGACTTCATCCTGACCTACCATGCGCTCCGTGCCGCCGAGCTCCTCCAAAGCTGA
- a CDS encoding adenylate/guanylate cyclase domain-containing protein, protein MSDIVVERTVECTASAAALWPLLTDTERLNRAIGLGPIALTPNDDATAARYLVKTVSGGFPLEYEERPYEWSAPERFSVRRIVRRGLVSALAHSFALEPGPGGEGTTVRVRVVITPKSALITPIARLQTVRFVAKLAAFVASVDREVAGAASAPAEAHVHADTLDRAAATLLAAVEGDERAAADRLLTLVRTGADQSLDRLRPYALAREWGLPRRAVLGACLAAVSAGVLELTWDLVCPSCRTASERLRALSVLDAHAHCQVCDISYDLDLDRAVEATFRPPASVRLIDEGPYCIGGPARTPHVLTQALLPAGGEIELRAPTQPGRYRLFVRGGPAAILRVAPAAAPGAQPSLHARTGPGSLEPPQADLAVGAPIRVTSAHAGELHLKIERVDFADEAATAHDLSMMPTFRRQFAREVLRPGLTLRIGRVALLFSDLTGSTALYSEVGDALAFALVQDHFDALGAAVGAHGGAVVKTIGDAVMAAFGSEEQAVRAAAAMHASFATLRASRPEATGVALKIGVYAGACYVVTANHTLDYFGQSANLAARLQGEAAAGELVLTEELADAARARGWLPAEAPLEAFEARLKGITRPLRLTRVRLDDPTPGA, encoded by the coding sequence GTGTCAGACATCGTGGTCGAGCGCACCGTCGAGTGCACGGCGAGCGCCGCGGCGCTCTGGCCGCTGCTCACCGACACCGAGCGTCTGAACCGCGCGATCGGTCTCGGGCCGATCGCGCTGACGCCCAACGACGACGCGACGGCGGCGCGCTACCTCGTCAAGACGGTCTCCGGAGGTTTCCCGCTGGAGTACGAGGAGCGCCCGTACGAGTGGAGCGCGCCCGAGCGGTTCAGCGTACGGCGGATCGTGCGTCGGGGCCTCGTCAGCGCCCTCGCGCACAGCTTCGCGCTGGAGCCGGGGCCGGGCGGCGAGGGCACGACCGTGCGGGTGCGCGTCGTGATCACGCCCAAGAGCGCGCTGATTACGCCCATCGCGCGCCTCCAGACCGTGAGGTTCGTCGCCAAGCTCGCGGCGTTCGTCGCGTCGGTCGATCGGGAGGTGGCGGGCGCTGCGAGCGCGCCCGCAGAGGCCCACGTCCACGCGGACACGCTCGACCGCGCGGCCGCGACGCTGCTCGCCGCGGTCGAGGGCGACGAGCGCGCCGCCGCCGACCGCCTGCTCACGCTCGTGCGGACCGGGGCCGATCAGTCGCTCGACCGCCTCCGCCCCTACGCCCTCGCGCGCGAGTGGGGCCTTCCGCGACGAGCGGTGCTGGGCGCGTGCCTCGCCGCCGTGAGCGCCGGCGTCCTCGAGCTCACCTGGGATCTCGTCTGCCCGAGCTGCCGCACCGCCTCGGAGCGGCTCCGCGCGCTGTCGGTGCTCGACGCGCACGCACACTGCCAAGTGTGCGATATTTCTTACGATCTTGACCTCGATCGCGCGGTCGAGGCGACGTTCCGACCCCCGGCCTCGGTGCGCCTCATCGACGAGGGCCCGTACTGCATCGGCGGGCCCGCCCGGACGCCCCACGTCCTCACGCAGGCGCTCCTCCCTGCCGGCGGCGAGATCGAGCTCCGCGCGCCGACGCAGCCCGGTCGTTACAGGCTCTTCGTACGCGGAGGACCCGCAGCGATCCTGCGCGTCGCGCCGGCCGCGGCCCCTGGCGCGCAGCCGAGCCTTCACGCGCGGACCGGCCCGGGCTCGCTCGAGCCACCGCAAGCCGATCTCGCCGTGGGCGCTCCCATCCGCGTGACGAGCGCGCACGCGGGGGAGCTCCACCTGAAGATCGAGCGGGTCGACTTCGCCGACGAGGCGGCGACCGCGCACGACCTCAGCATGATGCCGACCTTTCGCCGGCAGTTCGCGCGCGAAGTGCTGCGCCCCGGCCTCACGCTGCGCATCGGGCGGGTCGCGCTGCTCTTCAGTGATCTCACGGGCTCGACAGCGCTGTACAGCGAGGTGGGCGACGCGCTCGCCTTCGCGCTGGTTCAGGACCACTTCGACGCGCTCGGCGCGGCGGTGGGGGCCCACGGCGGCGCGGTCGTCAAGACCATCGGAGACGCGGTGATGGCGGCGTTCGGCAGCGAAGAGCAGGCCGTGCGCGCGGCGGCGGCGATGCACGCGAGCTTCGCCACGCTCCGCGCGAGCCGCCCCGAGGCGACGGGCGTCGCCCTCAAGATCGGCGTCTACGCGGGCGCCTGCTACGTCGTGACCGCCAACCACACGCTCGACTACTTCGGCCAGAGCGCGAACCTCGCGGCGCGCCTGCAGGGCGAGGCCGCCGCGGGAGAGCTCGTGCTCACAGAAGAGCTCGCCGACGCCGCGCGCGCGCGTGGGTGGCTCCCCGCGGAGGCGCCGCTCGAGGCCTTCGAGGCGCGCCTCAAGGGGATCACCCGCCCGCTCCGCCTCACGCGCGTGCGCCTCGACGATCCTACGCCGGGGGCGTGA
- a CDS encoding branched-chain amino acid aminotransferase: MHETTPTTAASTPPQAPQATSQPLGFGRVFSDTMVLGRYTEGRGWHDFECQPRRALSLDPAAAVLHYGQTLFEGLKAFHGADGKVRVFRLDAHLARMQGGTARLAMPSLDVARVREVLLELLGRTRSTIPKGRGEAMYIRPLVIAHEGFLGVRPSKEYTFIILLSPVGDYYEGGMRPLRIWVEREHVRAAPGGLGAVKTGANYAASLLAAHRAKAEGYDQVLWLDAIERKYVEEVGTMNLFVRIGDEVITPPLDGGSILAGITRASALTLLRAWGVRVSERRVSMDELVDAGRGGQLHEVFGTGTAAVVAPVGELMWGAERISVGKESAIADRLRAAITGVQYGTAEDTHGWATVV; encoded by the coding sequence ATGCACGAGACCACCCCCACGACCGCCGCATCCACCCCCCCTCAAGCACCGCAGGCAACCTCGCAGCCGCTGGGCTTCGGGAGGGTGTTCTCCGACACGATGGTCCTGGGCCGGTACACCGAGGGGCGCGGCTGGCACGACTTCGAGTGTCAGCCTCGGCGCGCGCTCTCGCTCGATCCGGCGGCGGCCGTGCTCCACTACGGCCAGACGCTGTTCGAGGGCCTCAAGGCGTTTCACGGCGCGGACGGCAAGGTGCGCGTGTTCCGCTTGGACGCGCACCTCGCCCGCATGCAGGGGGGTACGGCTAGGCTCGCCATGCCGAGCCTCGATGTGGCGCGCGTCCGCGAGGTCCTCCTCGAGCTGCTGGGACGCACCAGGAGCACCATCCCCAAGGGCCGCGGGGAGGCGATGTACATTCGGCCGCTCGTGATCGCGCACGAGGGCTTCTTGGGCGTCCGTCCCTCCAAGGAATATACGTTCATCATCCTGCTCTCGCCCGTCGGCGACTACTACGAGGGTGGCATGCGGCCGCTGCGCATCTGGGTCGAGCGGGAGCACGTCCGCGCGGCTCCCGGCGGGCTCGGAGCCGTGAAGACCGGCGCGAACTACGCGGCGAGCCTGCTCGCGGCCCACCGCGCCAAAGCCGAGGGCTACGATCAGGTGCTCTGGCTCGACGCGATCGAGCGCAAGTACGTGGAGGAGGTCGGCACGATGAACCTCTTCGTGCGCATCGGCGACGAGGTCATCACGCCCCCGCTGGACGGCGGGAGCATCCTCGCCGGCATCACGCGAGCGAGCGCGCTCACGTTGCTTCGCGCGTGGGGCGTGAGGGTATCGGAGCGCCGCGTGTCGATGGACGAGCTCGTCGATGCCGGCCGGGGCGGGCAGCTCCACGAGGTGTTCGGCACAGGCACCGCCGCGGTCGTGGCTCCGGTGGGGGAGCTCATGTGGGGCGCCGAGCGGATCTCCGTCGGCAAAGAGTCCGCGATCGCCGATCGCCTGCGCGCAGCCATCACCGGCGTCCAATACGGCACCGCCGAGGACACCCACGGCTGGGCGACCGTAGTGTGA
- a CDS encoding serine/threonine-protein kinase, which yields MSERSEAGLGARVRDYEVWGLLGEGGMGQAWLARHRLLALPVVLKTVRRQFETDAKGEARVLLEAKLMARIASSRVVRAIDAGVHEHRPYLVEEYVDGIDLAELDRRRRDALGVGLPLWAVCEAMHAACEALHAAHQTGVVHRDVKPSNLFGSPHTGLRLGDFGIAAIARDPAQGEVSGTLRFMAPEQLRGEEPTALVDVWGAGATAFDLRYGQPPFLTPAEILDPALRPPFPRAESPAEAYFQHVVGGMLEKDPGARTDAALEPLDHFATLGRLLRAKARRGQVRALGPTSLVVDECVVTLRVGDLADTKADALVSSANDTLRMRSGVADALRRAGGDAIEAEVLALGQRPLGSCVATGAGALAARHVLHAVSAWNEVSCVGRATQRALLLADELGHGHLAVAALGTGAARVSMEASASAMMTALRHHVALGASRLRQVDVVLWDEASLRTYQRVAEEALRGHGEVLAPDVGRLASGGEVRVDAPTQFDTARRDRRG from the coding sequence ATGAGCGAGCGCTCAGAGGCGGGGCTCGGCGCGCGCGTGCGCGACTACGAGGTCTGGGGGCTGCTCGGCGAGGGGGGCATGGGCCAGGCGTGGCTCGCGCGCCATCGCCTGCTCGCGCTCCCCGTCGTCCTGAAGACCGTGCGCCGCCAGTTCGAGACCGACGCGAAGGGCGAGGCCAGGGTGCTGCTCGAGGCGAAGCTCATGGCGCGCATCGCCAGCTCCCGCGTGGTGCGCGCCATCGACGCGGGGGTGCACGAGCACCGGCCGTACCTCGTCGAGGAGTATGTCGACGGGATCGATCTCGCCGAGCTCGATCGCCGCCGCCGCGACGCGCTCGGCGTGGGCCTGCCGCTCTGGGCGGTGTGCGAGGCGATGCATGCCGCGTGCGAGGCGCTGCACGCCGCCCACCAGACGGGGGTGGTTCATCGGGACGTGAAGCCGTCGAACCTCTTTGGGTCTCCGCACACGGGCCTCCGCCTCGGGGACTTCGGGATCGCGGCGATCGCGCGGGATCCGGCCCAGGGCGAGGTGAGCGGGACGCTTCGCTTCATGGCGCCCGAGCAGCTCCGCGGGGAGGAGCCCACGGCCCTCGTGGACGTGTGGGGCGCGGGCGCGACCGCCTTCGATCTTCGCTACGGACAGCCGCCATTTCTCACGCCGGCCGAGATCCTCGATCCCGCGCTGCGGCCCCCCTTTCCGCGCGCGGAGAGCCCGGCGGAGGCCTATTTCCAGCACGTCGTGGGCGGGATGCTCGAGAAGGACCCGGGCGCGCGCACCGACGCGGCGCTCGAGCCACTCGACCACTTCGCGACGCTGGGGCGACTCCTCCGCGCGAAGGCTCGGCGCGGTCAGGTGCGCGCGCTGGGCCCCACTTCCCTCGTCGTCGACGAGTGCGTCGTCACGCTGCGAGTCGGCGATCTCGCGGACACCAAGGCGGACGCGCTCGTGTCGTCGGCGAACGACACGCTGCGCATGAGGAGCGGGGTCGCCGACGCGCTCCGCCGAGCCGGGGGGGACGCGATCGAGGCCGAGGTGCTCGCCCTCGGGCAACGCCCGCTCGGCAGCTGCGTGGCCACCGGCGCGGGCGCGCTCGCGGCGCGGCACGTGCTCCACGCGGTGAGCGCCTGGAACGAGGTGTCTTGCGTGGGCCGGGCCACGCAGCGGGCGCTGCTCCTCGCCGACGAGCTGGGGCACGGGCACCTCGCGGTCGCCGCGCTCGGTACGGGCGCCGCGCGCGTGAGCATGGAGGCCTCGGCGAGCGCCATGATGACGGCGCTCCGCCACCACGTCGCGCTCGGCGCCTCGCGGCTACGCCAGGTCGACGTCGTGCTCTGGGACGAGGCGTCTCTCCGCACGTATCAACGCGTCGCCGAGGAGGCCCTCCGCGGCCACGGCGAGGTGCTCGCGCCCGACGTGGGTCGCCTCGCCTCCGGGGGCGAGGTGCGCGTCGACGCGCCGACCCAGTTCGACACCGCGAGGCGAGATCGGCGAGGATAA
- a CDS encoding SUMF1/EgtB/PvdO family nonheme iron enzyme, with protein MPARPSLRSALPLLLVPTLAWACSTAVDPAPTDGGAPDATTAADATPTTTGTTPPPPPDSGPVKPDCTKAADCPSKVCDIPKGKCVDATCKDGVRNGTETDTDCGGGVCDQCEPLKSCANPNDCTSGVCRALQCRAPACDDSVKNGPETDTDCGGPCAKCGIAKRCNVAADCETDVCVGGRCARPFCTDGVKNNAETDVDCGGGSCPRCSDAKSCLTPADCASNVCADRGAGLKCQPPSCTDGIKNGTESDVDCGGAGCPGCAVGKVCRAGTDCASQGCNYKGVCAQGRSCTTRFGGDTCGLGGDGSVGPEAWEDCCAKATIASVDGPVRLDKYQVTAGRMRVFLEAVGYNVRGFVQAARAANKVPDNPSLAGRSVLDPAWDGYLPVSWNGQAVLGELSGCARDDYAGGCVQNVIPGVYTAASRHVGGFLFQQTTTPGACMINPADPGSHAFRFPAAAQDGAPPEHSQDLYDTKAMQCVDYLLAQAFCVWEGGRLETLNEWQVAVGGVPYPWSHAVAIAPRALSPGFDWMCHFPWVTDAAQGACSAPWPATQSTEYAAYRSTYEYPKFGAADAIVYLSAPGRTRGRGPEGHADLLGNVYEITSDLAAFNASPLSARTRWSGNGSWETNAYSYAGGPTLNLMEKTSRAGLRCAFPGP; from the coding sequence ATGCCAGCTCGCCCCTCGCTCCGCTCCGCGCTGCCCCTGCTCCTCGTGCCTACGCTCGCCTGGGCGTGCTCCACCGCGGTCGATCCTGCGCCCACCGACGGCGGCGCTCCCGACGCCACCACCGCCGCGGATGCGACGCCGACGACCACGGGGACCACCCCGCCGCCCCCGCCCGACAGCGGCCCGGTCAAGCCCGACTGCACCAAGGCGGCCGACTGCCCCTCGAAGGTGTGTGACATCCCGAAAGGCAAGTGCGTCGACGCGACCTGCAAGGACGGTGTCCGCAATGGCACGGAGACCGACACGGACTGCGGCGGCGGCGTGTGCGACCAGTGCGAGCCCCTGAAGAGCTGCGCGAACCCCAACGACTGCACGTCGGGCGTCTGCCGTGCCTTGCAGTGCAGAGCGCCCGCCTGCGACGACTCGGTGAAGAACGGCCCCGAGACCGACACGGACTGCGGCGGCCCGTGCGCCAAGTGCGGTATCGCGAAGCGGTGCAACGTCGCGGCCGACTGCGAGACCGACGTGTGCGTGGGCGGCCGCTGCGCGCGCCCGTTCTGCACCGACGGCGTCAAGAACAACGCCGAGACCGACGTGGACTGCGGCGGCGGCTCGTGTCCTCGCTGCTCCGACGCGAAGTCCTGCCTCACCCCCGCCGACTGCGCGAGCAACGTGTGCGCCGACAGGGGCGCCGGCCTCAAGTGCCAACCCCCGAGCTGCACCGACGGCATCAAGAACGGCACCGAGAGCGACGTCGACTGCGGCGGCGCCGGGTGCCCCGGGTGCGCCGTGGGGAAGGTGTGTCGCGCGGGCACCGACTGCGCGAGCCAGGGCTGCAACTACAAGGGCGTCTGCGCGCAGGGGCGGAGCTGCACGACCCGGTTCGGCGGCGACACCTGCGGTCTCGGGGGCGACGGGAGCGTCGGCCCAGAGGCGTGGGAAGACTGCTGCGCCAAGGCGACCATCGCGAGCGTCGACGGCCCCGTGAGGCTCGACAAGTACCAGGTCACCGCGGGGCGCATGCGGGTGTTCCTCGAGGCAGTCGGCTACAACGTGCGCGGCTTCGTCCAGGCGGCGCGCGCGGCGAACAAGGTCCCCGACAACCCGTCGCTGGCGGGTCGCAGCGTGCTCGACCCGGCGTGGGACGGCTACCTCCCCGTGAGCTGGAACGGCCAGGCCGTGCTCGGCGAGCTGTCGGGCTGCGCTCGCGACGACTACGCGGGCGGCTGCGTCCAGAACGTGATCCCGGGCGTATACACCGCCGCGTCGCGGCACGTGGGCGGCTTCCTCTTCCAGCAGACGACGACGCCGGGGGCGTGCATGATAAACCCCGCGGACCCGGGCTCGCACGCCTTCCGGTTCCCCGCGGCCGCGCAGGACGGCGCGCCGCCGGAGCACTCCCAAGACCTGTACGACACCAAGGCGATGCAGTGCGTCGACTATCTGCTCGCGCAGGCCTTCTGCGTGTGGGAAGGCGGCCGACTCGAGACCCTGAACGAGTGGCAAGTTGCCGTCGGCGGAGTGCCCTATCCGTGGAGCCACGCGGTCGCGATCGCGCCGCGCGCGCTCTCGCCAGGATTCGACTGGATGTGCCACTTCCCGTGGGTCACCGACGCCGCCCAGGGCGCCTGCAGCGCGCCCTGGCCCGCGACCCAGTCCACCGAGTACGCGGCATACCGCTCGACGTACGAGTATCCGAAGTTTGGCGCGGCCGACGCCATCGTCTACCTCTCCGCGCCGGGACGCACGCGCGGTCGTGGCCCCGAGGGCCACGCGGATCTCCTTGGGAACGTGTACGAGATCACCTCCGACCTCGCGGCGTTCAACGCGAGCCCGCTCTCCGCGCGCACGCGCTGGTCGGGCAACGGCTCGTGGGAGACCAACGCCTACTCGTACGCCGGCGGTCCGACGCTGAACCTCATGGAGAAGACCTCGCGCGCAGGCCTGCGCTGCGCGTTCCCCGGCCCGTAG